The DNA segment GAAACTTAAGAAGGAAAGTGGAATGAAACAGTAGGATCTTTATACCTTGACATTGACATTCTCCTTGGCGCTCGTTTCATAAAACTCGACGCCAAGCTGGTCAGCGAGCTGCTTGCCACGTTCTTGGCTGATGACGCGTTCTTCCTCCATATCACATTTGTTACCGACCAGAATGACTTGAGCATTGTCCCACGAGTAAGTCTTTATCTGCGTCAccctgaaaatatatttattcttgtTAACATTACAATTCtcggtttatttatatagaatttagcTGCTAAATTATCGTAAGTAATTATGTTACTGAATAGGTAAATAATACAGAACATTGGACTGAACTTGGACTTAGTATTACTTGTTTagaaatatgatatttttaatttataattgtataattcggtaattttattaattaatcgaTAGCTTCTACACGAAGGCAACGTCAGGCACGTAGGTAACATcaccaaatattatttatttatggattACTGTTGTTGTAttgtatagtaaaataatttattttatagaacagggggcaaacgggcaggaagctcacctgatgttaagtgatacctatATACATAGATACCGCCCAAGGACactccatgggcggtatctaTGCAAAAGGGGtggcgagtgcgttgccggcctttagagaattggtacgctaggaatcagtgggcagctagttccacCTTaaggtggtgcgcggcaaaagcTGCCTTAAAAAagcgctcagttgtggaacgtcGAAGTGGAATTTCGCATTCAgtctcgacgtccgatgactACGAAGAAAGTTTCGAAAAACAgttgcaggtattaatccgaataactatactatactacAGTTATTTTATCCAAACACTTAGGCGTTCATGGTAACCTAATAAAGTAGCTTAGTTTTCAAAACAAACGTATACGTTGttactatttacaattagaCATATATAACCaagattttaattagaaaaacaaGAAACTTTGCGAATATAAAATCAGAAAATAGCCATAACAATGATGTGACCCACTCGAGACGTACGAATCTTTAGTAACATAACTCAAAATATTGTCTTCTCCTGTGACCGAAATATATACCAAAccaagatatatttataaatatatcttggTTTTTATCAAGTCCAAACTGAACGATAACATTCCAAGCCGAAATGCCAGCGATGCATGtttgttatgttattaaataaatatctttttagttttctcGACTGCAGaatgaaaagaaaacatattattactaaCCAGTCTTGTACACTGTTGAAACTTTCTTCGTTAGTGATATCATACATGAGAATAAAGCCCATAGCTCCACGGTAGTATGCAGTTGTAATTGTACGGTAGCGCTCTTGACCTGCTGTATCctattaacaaaaacttttatttgcaACCAGTACTTCTTGATTGTAATACAACTCaacctatttaaataaaacactgaTTAATAATATCGTTACGTCTTATTGtgtgattaaataattaacttattattataggaTATCATATcgattcaaaataattacttagGAAGTTTAATCGCCAGTTATCGACGGGAATTAAAGTTATACAAACTTAAACTTAACAATGCAAAGACATTGCCATCTCTGTGAATTCACCAAATTATGTTTGGATcgtttttataatgaaaataaaatttcattttcacCTATTACTAAAAGTAAAGATTTCTCAGTAGAAAAGTCGCAAcggtaacatttttaaagttatattcgTTATTTTCAAGAGTCTCAACATAGTGAAGCGAAgagcaatattaaaaaatctattaaaacctccatatattgttaattctcaaagttttaatcaaattcatgaaataaaacaagttttgtgttattttaggGCCCTCATTCGGTTTCGAGGgaatattaatgtatgtatactATTTTGAGCAgggttggcctagtggcttcagcgtgcgcctctcatccctgaggtcgtaggttcgatccccggctgtgcaccaatggattttctttctatgtgcgcatttaacattagctgtaacggtgaaggaaaacatcgtgacgaaaccggcttgctttacacccaaaaagttgacggcgtgcgtcaggcacaggaggctgatcacctactcgcctattcgattaacaaatgatcatgaaacagatacagaaatctgaggcccagacctaaaaagattgtagcgccattgatattattatgtatttacttctagaaacaatatttaaaaaaaaaaaaattaaatttgactgTGTATTCATATTTCTATCATAGTAATGAATAGGTTTCCtgatgaatataatattttttcctgaCATCAGTTTTAAGTACGGGTACACCCAATGGGGCAGAAATCTGCCTATTTGCTCTACTTCTTTTATAGACATGTTTAACaagttaagaaaacactttttaaacggattgaagctatatattattattattaacttataattatttacataatttttacatttaaatttttccgacgtttcgcgtgcgtggtcacgtggtcataattataagtttatagtaataatacatagcttcaatccgtttaaaaagtgttttcttaatgtgtcaaagcaatgttaacaaaagacaatactatatgttTAACATGATCAGTAAACTTGACGATTCGGTGCTAATCTGAAACAGTATTTGATTTACCGGAAAATCACATACAGATTATTACAAATGAAACGGTACTTTAGTCAGTAATGTATCGTTTAGTAatctttacatttataactGTTAAGTTGCTGTAGAGAATAAACTCTATGTTGAGAATATGCTTGTAACGAATAAACTCGAAAACTAATAGGCCATTTAAAAACACGCGTTCAGAATGTAACTAACGATATATTtctttccaaaatattttaaaaataaatcgttaGAAACCGGATTAGGCGGCTtgttatctatactaatattatagggAACTCTGCGAATTTAATCTCTGGATCTGAACCGATTTTGAAAATTCATGTACCAATAAAAAGCTAGATTATTTATGAGTACCATAAGCTACATACTATATgcatacaatatacataattacacagaaaattaaaatacttttttgtgGTAGTCGGATTTGCAAAGCCAGAGAAAAAACCGTCGCACGAAAATAGTACTGAGACGGCTGCCGTAACGATTGATTGAGAAAACTGGAAGAACTTAATAATCCCTGCGATGCCTATCTTTTATAGTGTATATTAACAAATCCACAACGCCACGTCTAGACGTCTGTCTGTTcgaaataaactcaaaaacgaCAGCACAGAATTTATAGCGGTTTacctaaatctataataatttatgaataaggatTAGGTATATCAGTAAtaacgagcagtgttggcctagtggcctaAGCGTCCCCAGCTGTATAccgatggactttctttctatgtgcacatttaacattcgctcgaatggtgaaggaaaaaatctAAAGGAAACCCGcttgacccaaaaagtcgagagcgtgcgtcaggcacgggagactgatcacctacttgcctataatattaacaaatgatcatgaaacagatgcagaaatctgaggcacagaccttaaaaggttgtagcgccatttatttattttattttatataaatatttaaggttACACACACACAGTTACAGTTGCGAAACCGAGTACggcaagtaaataaataaagatataccTGAAATATACCTGAAAAtagcaattaaaaattgtaaactcACCCATATTTGAAGTTTAACACGTTTGTCGTGTCGGAACACCGTTTTGACCTTGAAATCAATGCCCACAGTAGACACAAACGCTGATGTAAACGAGTCGTCCGCGTAGCGAAATAGAaaactgaaaattaaaattgtactaTTGTGAAGTggtattttaacaaaacaaaacctGGGAAGTATTGTTCCATACACTCATGTTATTACACTGAATGTAGCCGAATTTTGAACAAACTGATGTGGCATGGTACCAATGGTGTAGCTGGGATAAacgtatatgtataatataagtgaaataatcagagcatttattttatttatttacacttggtaacattacaattaagaaaaacttaattaaatcaaaaggaaactggcggccttatcgctttcgagcgatctcttccaggcaagcactgtgagtaaagagaaaaaattgtattaaattacataacataagcaagaagtgcaaaaatacatgttatacacagttattaagacaaaactaaacaggaacaaaaataaaacaaactaaactagaaagatgatacattaaaaataaaaagtaaaaagataaGTCTCATAATAAGCATTATAACATAAGCATTATGACAGTATGGGAATCTTATAGCGTATTGGTTAAGCGTCTGAATCCTTAATGTCATAATTTCGATACTTGACTATTAAGctttttatttcagtataGTAATAATGAAAGCACAAAGTATGACCAGCATGtctactataatatttatgatacaGACAGATCAACATACCTAACCCACAGTAGTACCGACGTTATATATGTCGtactttaatacatatatgaaaattaagttaagtttttttatgaaagacCTAGGGACCATGACACTGGTATCTTTTTCAAAAGGTTCCCTAAatctaaaatttgtaattcatGTATTACAagtaataaacacatttatgtttattttagcaataggtatacattttaaatgctagaacagtgttggcctagtggcttcatcgtgcgtctctcatccctgaggtcgtagtttcgatcctgggctgtgcactaatggattttcttcctatgtgcgcatttaacattagctcgaacggtgaaggaaaacatcgtgagaaaaccggcttgccttaaacccaaaaagtcgacggcttgcgtcaggcacagaaggctgaacacctacatgcctattagtttaataaatgatcatgaaacagatacagaaatctgaggccaagacctaaaaaggttgtagtgacattgattgtttttttatacattttaaatgagTAGAATAAAGACAATCAAATTCTAGGCTATAGAACTTATGCggtttattaaatgattaatcAGACCGATAAGAACCAAACTATAACATCAGTAGGCGGTcggtagtaaaaataaatatgtcttTGAGACAGGAatgtaattagaaaaaaattccGTCAAGCGAAAATAATTGGCGTCttgtaacaaaaattattggaATTTGTTCAAAACGCTCTTGTTAGCGCTCATAGTACAATAAACGTAATTTGGCAGAGTATACTGACCTAGTCTTCCCGACAGAACTGTTCCCAATAATCAGCAATTTGAACATGTAGTCGAAATTTTGGTCGCCAGCATCTTTTTGCCATTTCGGATCACCTCCTCCAGCCATCTgtcaaaaaatcatttttttttcttatttaacaaatgtaagtgccaatttatttatttaaatgtaccaaacaatattaaaacaaataaatgttaaaatacagtACTTCTTGACGTAGGAAAGTCAGAAATAACTGTAAGTTGCACACTCTTTCGGTCTACAAAATTACCTTAGTCTTTAACTTCTATCCTTTAAATTAGCTTTCATATTTATGTTCACTACAGGGTATCTATTATCTTCTGGCACGGCCACCGCTGTGTTTACTCCATTATCGACTGACACTACATTAAATTTTCTGTTATCAATACACCCATACCAAACCATATTACCGGGCAATAGAGGTCATAGCTGCTACTGATCCTGCCAATAACGTCAACGGCATGAAAATGAATTTTCtcaaataaagaataaagaataattttgcGCGCTCTGCGCGGTAATAGGTTTCGTCATATCCTTTTgtgatattgtatttttattgattttataaacagGACGTTTGTTTGACAAAAAAAGTCAGCGCAAATAATACTTTGAAGctgttaatattttgtaatacatattatgtttgtataaaCACTATGCATTTTTGTTTTCGACATAGCCTGGAtggaattaatatataatatacatcaGTTTAGGATTGTACCTCTCAAGCCTGAGGTCGTCCGTTCGAATCTCGGCTttgtaccaatggatttttctatatatttgcgcaattaacactcggacagtgaaggaaaacaacgtCAGGATAATAAGCCCAAAAATAAACGGCGAATATCATACACAGAAGAATAATCATCTAATTGTCTATTAAGAAAAGTAAATGATTAAGAAACAGATAACAAACTTTGTGCAAcactgttttttatataaaattgtgtaatatatattgtagttGTAGAACAGTATTAGAAGGGGAAATTCTTACCCTAAGTGTAAGCAACGGTCATTTTCATCAGCATATACACAAAGATCTGTTAAGTACCTACATGTAGATAAATTTATGGTAATAAAGCGCCACGTCGGCGTAGTTGAACGGTTCTAAATGCGCTAGGCTCGCGTTATTTTATTCGATACGCAAACGTTATCTGGTATTGACCTAAATTCCACTCACAACCCCTTATCTTCGCAAGTTACCCAGATTCAGAATTTCTGTCTCTTTGTAACACATGTTTGTTATGCTGAAGTGCGCCTGTGCAGGACAAAGCAAGGTCTTGCGTAGGCGGtaggtttttaattttgacataaaatctatataaaaaaaggacGAATATTATTGATCGACTCTGTAGTTTTGGGATAGGCTgtgtcaatttaattttatgtaacaaaattcaaatatagaattatttaaattttcgaaTACCTTTTACGCTTGGGTAGCCGAAGACAAGTACACTTCTGACGTCACAATAATGTCCTTGAAGCCAATACCAATCTGCTATTGATTTTTGTCACTTAAGCCACTGAATCTAACCAAAAATCCTACGAAAACAgggtaaaacaataaacagaATCACCAAGTGCGAAATCGATATCTCTCGGAGATTATATCGTAACCCACTATAGTTTTCGTACTGATTCTCGAAGCGTCATTAGATCTGGTAATTCCCTTACTTTATTCACTATGGAAATTGTATAACGTTAAAGACTGCAAGTAACAGCTGTTACGGCTAAGACCTTACTGTGCCATGGGAGTAGGACGGAAATTCAAAATGGCGAAGGATGCGCGCGCATTAATACCGACTTGTCAAATTTTCATCATaccaaatatttaaacacGGGGCTGGCATAGGGCAGTTAAGTTGCTGATATCCCATTCGCattataatcaaatcaatttgaGTTTATAACcccatcaatatttataacagatataataatgttaaactaaactttacttaagatattaaaaaaataagagtctacttattaattaaaaaaaatattttattaaataattaaacaaagtaaGAATGGCGCTCTAACGATTTCAGTAAAAATAAGACGCTCATATGAACAATGAAGTACCAATGTAACGACCTCATCTTGACCTATATTTAGCCATTCCCTCTTGAACTGTGGCTTATATTGAAAATTGGAAtgataatattgaatattatctTAAATCGTAGTTCCAAAATGTTGTCTACTAAACGTtgagaataaattaaatttatccctattaatattcctctactaaaaataatttataagtaaaaaaaatacagtcaaCAATGTAACAGCAAATCTAATTCCGGAATTATAAGAGAGATGAAAATAggaatttgttttgattatacgaagtaatatgtatatttaatcgTATAGAGTCGTTTAAAATACTGCCCTAGTTTCAAagaaaacataacaaaagcTCAACTACCTAACTTAGAACCTTTATTGATTACATGCACATTTCTAACCGAATCGGCTAAGTAATAGTTCTAAACAATTTAACTAGATGGCGTTACTTAATGGCAACACAACCGttgaatgttatattttaaatatcacatatcttttataaaccatgttatgttgtatattaatggaaacaataataatctaataaacCAACAGCTTCGGATCTGtccagtcgtggaacggcggacgtcgaggtgatacgggtggaattttgtattctgcctcgacgtccgatgatgaaactcagctgcaggtattaatccgaacaactcctctgaacactctctacggtaaatgcggtagaagatgcagagtgaccccacatctctacgcaacgccaaaggatcgagccgctcggagagggattggtcatcgacgattcgaaccgctcttcgttggatacggtcaagtgaaaggagctggtactggggagcccccgcccagaggtgagaacagtattccatgtggggccgtatttgcgctttatagagttgcaagcggtggcccggagtgaagtaccgtctcgccttgctgagcacaccaagctttctGGAGGCttatttagcctttccctccaaatgaccgcgaaactgaacgtcgttcgatatgtcaatgccaagtattccgatgctggctgtggcttcaagaagagtgttttcgaaaagaggagtagcgacaaagggtatttttttcgcggaaaacgcggaaacttgtgtcttcttggggttaaattggactaggttaaGTCttccccagtccgagactcgacttcagacacaagtttgttccggtactcattgacaactgcccgagaaatacctgcccggccagtgtaaatagtatccccagtgctgtcgtccgcatagcaatgaatgttgctaagttgcaacatgtcattgatatgcagaagaaacagggtcggggatagaacaCAACCATCCAGGTCAtcagccgaacgaccacgacgaaagccgtactgataatcgctaatcagctggtggccctctagatacctcaagagctggccattaataatggattccattattttggagaacaaggaggttatagctattggacgatagttggacggatcagagccatcgccttttttagggatcggatgtatcgaagcggtcttccagctcttcgggacagtgccgagcgagtacaggtaccggaataggcgcgtcaggaccggagccaactcaggagcacaagtacgcagcacaattggagggataccatccggtccgctcgacttatgaatgtctaaggaagatagtgccttgcgaacagcacgttgccggaatgtgatttccagcattgaataatcacaccgcgaaaACGTCGGTGGTGATCCCCCtgggtcatccaaagtcgagctcgacgcgaagagacagcccaagaggtcggccttctccttcacagtgtgggcgagcgagtcatcctccctgtgcagcggtggaatggatggctgacaaaaattcccttgtacagctttggcgagagaccagaaggctcgagtccccgaagggagttgggccaatctctcgccaaatctggcgatgtgctctgactttgctttagcgatttcccgtttgaaggacctggaggctgagttatatgcttttttatgttcgctggtattggcatcacgagatatcgccgcttccgcccatgcattaaagcattctcgctttcgacgcgatgctgccttgcaagaacgcttaaaccagggctgtgacttgccaccgatcgaCGCCGCAGAAAATGGAATAaagagttccatgccctgcagaaccacttcggcgacagaggcagcgacggaatctggagcttccgacgaaaagcacataggcccccaagggtaggacgcaaagaaagaccgtatcccatcccaatctgctgaccgatagtgccaaatacggcgacaacccgaaaaacggggccgaggtgggcgcgtagtaggcacagtactccggaccacacaatgatccgatgaacccaatggcgggtcaacagagacttaataggtctccggatgtgaggtcagcagaaggtccaacaaagagggtttatccGTATATTataccatccacatctggtattcgcgtaatcgcagggaccatttgtgacaggtcgtaagctaaagcaaagtcgtgaaaggatcttcccgcgtgatcggtggtttccgagccgagccaatcggcatggtgagcgttaaaatcgccaagtatcacgatttcagcggtaggaaccccttcgagcagggaatctgtagccatttggatgtgctcaatgagtcggtcagtttcggtatttccgctatgggacctatacaggcatgcgtagaatcgcggatggtcatcgcagtctacgcgcagccagaggctagataggtcccttccttcaagcgacccgaggcgacgagaacagatatcctctctgacgtacacgcaaactcccgccctcggcacaaatgaatgttccaatttgtaccccgggtaggagaggtaggatgtatcagccggggaggatatctgagtctcagtaaggaagaataaggccggcttcgcagtttcgaggtgaaagtgaaccgcgttaagattagagttgagccccctaacattggtaaagtccactgagagcgtggaaggggatgccttcggtaaattcttccgtttgccccgagatcgaaacctaaagttaaagttttttgcgcagtttttgcccaccccagaatacgaagggcagccagtgcatccaccaccgaatactgattgttccgatgatggacgctcagagggggattctccacagcggaaacgtgtggtacccacctggggtaatctctgtttaaactgcatcttcatatctggggggggaattgatgggctccgggagtctcactcaccgcacgaaacgcgagtacaataagatgaacctattgcatcacttcacgccggttttctgtgagacagtggtactgccccggtcgtgcctgcccgtttggctgaagcccgaaagcaacagcgtggcactcccactaggaagggggttgactgactgcactggtgaaataacctctgtcacaggttatttcaccagtgggcgatggggtcgtcacgtcccgacgccgCTAGGTGCaagagaacttggagaaacaaAGTGGTTAGTGTagtggtaacacagaaggcaaaagatcacgtcaccgtttatatatatatatatatatatattaacgatTATATagtaacgataacaatgatagtaatcattctattaataaatcaaaataaatgttatgatcttagtagtaataaggtaacaagaaataattgtattatttgtattcatgtctatgataataaaagccttttgttaaactttatctaatttaactttatttaacaaatttctgttaagttaaatatattaaatcatttttcaaaaaataaggtcaCAAAGAAGTTTCTCTTCTTACTTGTGTACACTAGTaggtacacgcacacatttttttgtttatataacgtGACTGAATTTTTGATTGTACATGCATTCCTGTTGATTTAGGGTCACCTGTTTGAACAAtgtttttgcaaataaataaaaatattctacattGTATCTACAGCGTTAACacttattaaatgtatgtatagaaATGATAACTTAAAACCTTATTAAGTTATGATGACAGActtgaaattaaattgaagttggtatatttaatacaacttCTGTATGACATATCggaattataatgaataaagttttgatTGTTTGTGAAATTGCAGGTATTTTTCATTCGTTCTGCTCGTGGTAAACCAGTAACGGTTAGATATGCATGAAATTTGGCCTTGAGCAGACATTTATGCGTTTATTTACCTAATTAACTTGACCTGTATATCATAGTATTGGATTCTGATATTGAGTATGatgatatttttactatatgt comes from the Pieris brassicae chromosome 4, ilPieBrab1.1, whole genome shotgun sequence genome and includes:
- the LOC123708837 gene encoding ras-related protein Rab-3 — encoded protein: MAGGGDPKWQKDAGDQNFDYMFKLLIIGNSSVGKTSFLFRYADDSFTSAFVSTVGIDFKVKTVFRHDKRVKLQIWDTAGQERYRTITTAYYRGAMGFILMYDITNEESFNSVQDWVTQIKTYSWDNAQVILVGNKCDMEEERVISQERGKQLADQLGVEFYETSAKENVNVKTVFERLVDIICDKMSESLDSEPQNMLAGGARGQKLSEQPQGNNNPNCNC